The Osmerus eperlanus chromosome 25, fOsmEpe2.1, whole genome shotgun sequence genome contains a region encoding:
- the kat6a gene encoding histone acetyltransferase KAT6A, with protein MEGSSSLASPASLLQHRSSSLASPASLLQPRFSGLASPASLLQPRFSGLAPPASLLRPRSSSLASPASLLRPRFPSHPQPPKPKKVGVTGPPDPQMRCPSVIEFGKFEIQTWYSSPYPQEYSRLPKLYLCEFCLRYMKSRSILYQHMRKCSWFHPPANEIYRKDNVSVFEVDGNISTIYCQNLCLLAKLFLDHKTLYYDVEPFLFYVLTQNDSKGCHLVGYFSKEKHCQQKYNVSCIMILPQYQRQGYGRFLIDFSYLLSKREGQPGSPEKPLSDLGRLSYMAYWRSVVLECLHEVRDRQLTIRRLSKITGICPQDITTSLEHLGMLEQQGDRLVMVRREKLVSTHMARLQARPRQLEVVPDCLRWTPVIVTNTVVSDEEEEGEEGNSKEEQVKASHKLSPLSWHMSEETEKEMKCFPGFPASQSSPASSPVRCPPPVPAPWPPPPANGERRGRGRPPKNWPWGKVKDSPRERGRPPKMRAAAEEDKREGGAKTTTSSPGSPPALFSLDRQADGTGVRSLEMPRHPAVPPPRSRGRPPRKKRGPKPRLSDESRGDGLPQLPLAPRLSDPAPVRRSCFSESSEEEDEEDEDDERRTRSPPILTKPAMGLKCKKPLRKRRMRPRSHPHSSVVTETISETTEVLDEPFADSDQERTMPRLEEETPLGHHPLRRYLPARHALRHGEATPKRARRSHLTESEEDETTPVLKAASTLSAAPGDPPKTDPDTPVKKKKGWPKGKSRKPMHWKQRPGPNPGSGAGGQGTGDRSLAQSGEPQPAKIKMKPGRKPRSWYLQRAQEEAERLEQERGGEKPIGAPDDRAGKRPLRTPAADDISKRKDSDEEEDYLPKPVEPKIPKRRGRPPKNPALRQPLPKPPPASEPDEEEDDEAEREMGWGEDKPSRPPPRPLLSASAGPRAPPPRVDPDLAEREEEDEEREEDEGAGRRMAAMAGSGSRRSDDHDADDEGDGHLEDKSAAGAGGNKKRRSQDSEDDEEDEEEEEEAASPATSPPVKEEPQGGEAFLELQGSAAAGRDYVSKREEDEEEEEEAEEQPPEAKCRPAAVQDERRRREQEESAAAAAAVETVTVISVASEPVELPPLIPEDKAVTLLIEPQHPHAHPHQQHPDFKEELAHHPHHHHHPHHHSSNELDLETMQAVQSLTQGEAQDEEAEAHGAYQDCEETLAACRTLQSYREPEEEALALVEECGASQHSSPLPNPPMPPLPSQSVRSVNSPGLAPGVLGEPGQGQRGGTPGPAGGGGGGGGYTQITPEHPSSLSAPSQQNMETSPMMDVPSVSDHSQQVVDSGFSDLGSIESTTENYDNPSSYDSTMGGGGNGGGNGGGMAAAAAASSSSVVSSSSSSAAPSSASSQASSCSFVPAPGITSPSGPGVASQMSMGSCSHIQQGGPGQNSGPGGNGGPQPPPPPPPSANAPGCGIKSSQGCVIERSPGAGQQPQKKVPQQAPAPQPPPSAPPPPPQQQQQQPLSQCSMGNGFSSTPMIMEIPDSAGGGGGGRSLYERMGQDFGAGGYAQPSATFSLAKLQQLTNTIMDPHAMPYSHSPSVTSYATSVSLSNPGLAQLAPSPHPPQGQSTMTPPPNLSSGSMNLGSLQLQCNMPTANISLAPPPHTQRLQGQMATVKGHIAIRSKATQQLAPSPHQQQLYGRSSGAVAMQGSPRTLAVQRGMMPNLMPTPAAYNSMNMNPLNAMSAGYRMPQPMMNSGYHGNPPYMNQPAQYPMQMQMGMMGGQGYPQQPMQPNHHGNMMYTSTPHHSYAGVPKQSPYMSR; from the exons AAAGTGGGAGTGACGGGCCCTCCAGACCCTCAGATGCGCTGTCCGTCAGTCATAGAGTTTGGGAAGTTTGAGATCCAGACGTGGTACTCATCTCCGTACCCCCAAGAgtacagcag gCTGCCTAAACTCTACCTGTGTGAGTTCTGTCTGCGCTACATGAAGAGCCGCAGCATCCTCTACCAGCACATGCGCAAGTGCAGCTGGTTCCACCCGCCGGCCAATGAGATCTACCGGAAGGACAACGTCTCTGTGTTCGAG GTGGACGGGAACATCAGTACCATCTACTGTCAGAACCTCTGCCTACTGGCCAAGCTGTTCCTGGACCACAAGACGCTGTACTACGACGTGGAGCCCTTCCTGTTCTACGTGCTCACCCAGAACGACAGCAAGGGCTGCCACCTGGTCGGCTACTTCTCCAAG gaGAAGCACTGTCAACAGAAGTACAACGTGTCCTGTATCATGATCCTGCCTCAGTACCAGCGCCAGGGCTACGGGAGGTTCCTCATCGACTTCA GCTACCTCCTCTCTAAGAGGGAGGGACAGCCGGGCTCCCCTGAGAAGCCCCTGTCCGACCTGGGCCGCCTGTCCTACATGGCCTACTGGCGCAGCGTGGTGCTGGAGTGTCTCCACGAGGTCCGCGACCGGCAGCTCACCATCCGCCGCCTCAGCAAGATCACGGGCATCTGTCCTCAGGACATAACCACCAGCCTGGAGCACCTGGGCATGCTGGAGCAGCAGGGggacag GCTGGTGATGGTGCGGAGGGAGAAGCTGGTGTCCACCCACATGGCCCGCCTGCAGGCGCGGCCACGGCAGCTAGAGGTGGTGCCCGACTGCCTGCGCTGGACGCCCGTCATCGTCACCAACACGGTGGTgtcggacgaggaggaggagggagaggagggcaacagcaaggag GAGCAGGTGAAAGCCAGCCACAAGCTGTCCCCTCTGTCCTGGCACATGAGCGAAGAGACGGAGAAGGAGATGAAGTGCTTCCCAGGGTTCCCCGCCAGCCAGAGCTCCCCGGCCTCCTCCCCCGTCCGCTGCCCCCCGCCCGTCCCcgccccctggccccctccccccgccaacGGCGAGCGCAGGGGCCGGGGGCGCCCCCCCAAGAACTGGCCCTGGGGCAAGGTGAAGGACAGCCcccgggagagggggaggccccCCAAGATGAGGGCGGCGGCCGAGGAGGACAAACGTGAGGGGGGGGCCAAGACCACCACGTCCTCCCCAggcagccccccagccctgttCTCCCTTGACAGGCAGGCCGACGGCACGGGCGTCCGCTCCCTGGAGATGCCCCGGCACCCCGCAGTACCACCCCCTCGCAGCAGAGGGCGCCCTCCCCGAAAGAAGCGAGGCCCCAAGCCCAGGCTTAGTGACGAGTCCCGGGGGGACGGCCTCCCCCAGCTACCCCTGGCTCCCCGGCTCAGCGACCCTGCGCCGGTCAGACGGAGCTGCTTCAGCGAGAGCAGcgaggaagaggacgaggaggacgaggacgatgAGAGGAGGACTcgctcccctcccatcctcaccaAGCCCGCCATGGGCCTCAAATGCAAG AAGCCTTTGCGAAAGCGGCGCATGCGCCCACGCAGCCATCCCCACAGCAGCGTCGTCACGGAGACCATCTCCGAGACCACGGAGGTTCTGGACGAGCCCTTCGCAGACTCGGACCAGGAGAGGACCATGCcccggctggaggaggagacccCGCTGGGGCACCACCCCCTCCGCCGCTACCTGCCCGCCCGCCACGCCCTGAGACACGGGGAAGCCACGCCCAAGAGAGCCCGCCGCTCCCACCTCACGGAGTCGGAGGAGGACG aAACCACCCCTGTCCTGAAGGCGGCCTCCACTTTGTCAGCGGCCCCTGGGGACCCCCCCAAGACGGACCCAGACACTCCCGTCAAGAAGAAGAAAGGCTGGCCCAAGGGCAAGAGCCGCAAGCCCATGCACTGGAAGCAGCGCCCAGGGCCGAATCCAGGCAGCGGCGCCGGCGGCCAggggacaggggacaggagtCTGGCCCAGTCAGGGGAGCCCCAGCCGGCCAAGATCAAGATGAAGCCTGGGCGAAAGCCCCGGAGCTGGTACCTGCAGCGGGCccaggaggaggcggagaggctggagcaggagagaggaggggagaagcccATCGGGGCCCCGGACGACCGGGCCGGCAAGAGGCCCCTCCGGACGCCGGCCGCGGACGACATCAGCAAGCGCAAAGACTCTGACGAGGAAGAGGACTACCTCCCCAAACCCGTGGAGCCCAAGATCCCCAAGAGGCGGGGGCGGCCGCCCAAGAACCCCGCCCTCCGCCAGCCCCTCCCCAAGCCCCCCCCGGCGTCCGAgccagacgaggaggaggacgacgagGCGGAGCGGGAGATGGGCTGGGGCGAGGACAAGCCCAGCCGGCCCCCGCCCAGACCCCTGCTGTCCGCCTCCGCCGGGCCCAGGGCCCCCCCGCCCAGGGTCGACCCCGACCtggcggagagggaggaggaggacgaggagagggaggaggacgagggcgcCGGCAGGAGGATGGCTGCCATGGCGGGCTCGGGGAGCCGGCGCAGCGACGACCACGACGCCGACGACGAGGGCGACGGCCACCTGGAGGACAAGAGCGCCGCCGGCGCCGGCGGCAACAAGAAGAGGCGGAGCCAGGACTCGGAGGACgatgaggaggacgaggaggaggaggaggaggcggcctcGCCCGCCACCTCGCCGCCCGTCAAGGAGGAGCCCCAGGGCGGCGAGGCTTTTTTAGAGCTGCAGGGCAGCGCGGCGGCGGGCCGGGACTACGTCagcaagagggaggaggacgaggaggaggaggaagaggcagaggagcagCCCCCGGAGGCCAAGTGCCGGCCGGCGGCGGTGCAGGACGAGAGGCGGAGGCGGGAGCAGGAGGagtcggcggcggcggcggcggccgtGGAGACGGTCACGGTCATCTCGGTGGCCTCGGAGCCCGTCGAGCTGCCGCCCCTGATCCCGGAGGACAAGGCCGTCACCCTGCTGATCGAGCCCCAGCACCCCCACGCGCACCCCCACCAGCAGCACCCCGACTTCAAGGAGGAGCtggcccaccacccccaccaccaccaccacccccaccaccacagcaGCAACGAGCTGGACCTGGAGACCATGCAGGCGGTCCAGTCCCTGACCCAAGGCGAGGcccaggacgaggaggccgaGGCCCACGGGGCCTACCAGGACTGTGAGGAGACCCTGGCCGCCTGCCGCACCCTCCAGAGCTACAGGGAGCCGGAAGAGGAGGCACTGGCCCTGGTGGAGGAGTGCGGGGCGTCCCAGCACAGCAGCCCCCTGCCCAACCCGCCCATGCCGCCCTTACCCAGCCAGTCGGTGCGCTCCGTCAACAGCCCGGGCCTCGCTCCCGGGGTGCTGGGCGAGCCGGGGCAGGGCCAGCGGGGCGGGACTCCCGGCCCCGcggggggaggcggagggggaggcggCTACACCCAGATCACCCCGGAGCACCCCAGCTCCCTGTCGGCCCCCTCCCAGCAGAACATGGAGACGAGCCCCATGATGGACGTGCCGTCTGTGTCGGACCACTCACAGCAGGTGGTGGACAGCGGCTTCAGCGACCTGGGCAGCATCGAGAGCACCACGGAGAACTACGACAACCCCAGCAGCTACGACTCCAccatgggaggggggggcaacGGCGGGGGGAACGGCGGGGGgatggcggcggcggcggcggcctcTTCCTCGTCggtcgtctcctcctcctccagctcggccgcgccctcctccgcctcctcccagGCCAGCAGCTGCTCCTTCGTGCCCGCCCCCGGCATCACCTCCCCCAGCGGCCCCGGCGTGGCCTCCCAGATGTCCATGGGCAGCTGCAGCCACATCCAGCAAGGGGGCCCGGGCCAGAACAGCGGGCCGGGGGGCAACGGCGGCCCGCAGCCcccaccgccccctcccccgtccGCCAACGCGCCCGGCTGCGGGATCAAGTCCTCGCAGGGCTGCGTGATCGAGCGCTCGCCCGGCGCCGGCCAGCAGCCCCAGAAGAAGGTGCCCCAGCAGGccccggccccccagcccccgccctcggccccccctcccccgccccagcagcaacagcagcagccccTGTCGCAGTGTAGCATGGGCAACGGCTTCTCCTCCACGCCCATGATCATGGAGATCCCAGACAGCGCGGGCGGCGGCGGGGGCGGCCGGAGCCTGTACGAGCGGATGGGCCAGGACTTTGGCGCCGGGGGCTACGCCCAGCCCTCGGCCACCTTCAGCCTGGCCAAGCTCCAGCAGCTCACCAACACCATCATGGACCCCCACGCCATGCCCtactcccactccccctccgtCACCTCCTACGCCACCAGCGTGTCCCTGTCCAACCCAGGCCTGGCCCAgctggccccctccccccacccgccCCAGGGCCAGTCCACCATGACCCCGCCCCCCAACCTCAGCTCTGGCTCCATGAACCTGGGCTCCCTGCAGCTGCAGTGCAACATGCCCACCGCCAACATCAGCCTGGCGCCTCCCCCGCACACGCAGCGGCTGCAGGGCCAGATGGCCACGGTGAAGGGCCACATCGCCATCCGCTCCAAGGCCACCCAGCAgctggccccctccccccaccagcagCAGCTGTACGGGCGCAGCTCCGGGGCCGTGGCCATGCAGGGCTCCCCCCGCACCCTGGCCGTGCAGCGCGGCATGATGCCCAACCTCATGCCCACGCCGGCCGCCTACAACTCCATGAACATGAACCCGCTCAACGCCATGTCGGCCGGCTACCGCATGCCGCAGCCCATGATGAACAGCGGTTACCACGGGAACCCGCCCTACATGAACCAGCCAGCCCAGTACCCCATGCAGATGCAGATGGGCATGATGGGAGGCCAGGGGTACCCGCAGCAGCCTATGCAGCCCAATCACCACGGCAACATGATGTACACGAGCACCCCGCACCACAGCTACGCCGGCGTGCCCAAGCAGTCACCGTACATGAGCAGATGA
- the ap3m2 gene encoding AP-3 complex subunit mu-2 produces MIHSLFLVNSSGDIFLEKHWKSVVSRSVCDYFFEAQERASEPENVPPVIPTPHHYLISVLRHRIYFVAVIQSEVPPLFVIEFLHRVVDTFQDYFGVCTEAAIKDNVVVVYELLEEMLDNGFPLATESNILKELIKPPTILRTVVNTITGSTNVGEQLPTGQLSVVPWRRTGVKYTNNEAYFDVVEEIDAIIDKSGSTITAEIQGVIDACVKLTGMPDLTLSFMNPRLLDDVSFHPCVRFKRWEAERILSFIPPDGNFRLLSYHVSSQNLVAIPVYIKHNISFREGSSQGRFELTLGPKQTMGKSVESVLVTSQLPRGVLNTNLNASQGTFTFDPVTKLLSWDVGKINPQKLPSLKGSMSLQAGASKPDENPTINIQLKIQQMAISGLKVNRLDMYGEKYKPFKGIKYMTKAGKFQVRT; encoded by the exons ATGATCCACAGTCTCTTCCTCGTCAACTCTTCGGGGGACATATTCCTGGAGAAGCACTGGAAGAGCGTTGTGAGTCGCTCCGTATGCGACTATTTCTTCGAAGCGCAAGAGCGCGCCAGCGAGCCCGAGAACGTGCCGCCGGTGATCCCCACTCCCCACCACTACCTCATCAGCGTGCTCAGGCACCGCATCTACTTTGTGGCCGTCATTCAGAGCGAGGTGCCTCCTCTCTTCGTCATCGAGTTCCTGCATAGAGTGGTCGACACGTTCCAG GACTATTTCGGAGTGTgtaccgaggcagccatcaagGACAATGTGGTGGTGGTCTATGAGCTGCTGGAGGAGATGCTGGATAATGGCTTCCCGCTAGCCACCGAGTCCAACATCCTCAAAGAGCTCATCAAGCCTCCAACCATCCTCCGCACTGTGGTCAACACCATCACAG GCAGCACCAACGTGGGGGAGCAGCTGCCCACCGGCCAGCTGTCTGTGGTGCCGTGGCGTCGCACGGGGGTGAAGTACACCAACAACGAGGCCTACTTCGATGTGGTGGAGGAGATCGACGCCATCATCGACAAGTCAG GCTCCACGATCACAGCAGAGATCCAGGGAGTGATTGACGCCTGCGTCAAGCTGACAGGCATGCCTGacctcactctctcattcaTG AACCCCCGGCTGCTGGATGATGTCAGCTTCCACCCGTGCGTGCGGTTCAAGCGCTGGGAAGCCGAGAGGATCCTATCCTTCATTCCCCCGGACGGAAACTTCCGCCTGCTCTCCTATCATGTCAGCTCCCAGAA TCTGGTGGCCATCCCGGTGTACATCAAGCACAACATCTCGTTCCGAGAGGGCAGCTCCCAGGGCCGCTTCGAGCTGACCCTGGGGCCTAAGCAGACCATGGGGAAGTCTGTGGAGTCTGTCCTGGTCACCAGCCAGCTGCCCCGCGGCGTCCTCAACACCAACCTCAACGCTTCCCAAGGAACCTTCACGTTTGACCCCGTCACCAAG CTATTGTCGTGGGATGTGGGTAAGATCAACCCTCAGAAGCTCCCCAGTCTCAAGGGTTCCATGAGCCTGCAGGCTGGAGCTTCCAAACCAGACGAGAACCCCACCATCAACATCCAGCTGAAGATCCAGCAGATGGCCATCTCAG GACTGAAGGTCAATCGGTTGGATATGTACGGGGAGAAGTACAAACCTTTCAAAGGCATCAAGTACATGACCAAGGCCGGCAAGTTCCAGGTTCGAACATAG